One genomic window of Paenibacillus xylanilyticus includes the following:
- a CDS encoding extracellular solute-binding protein: MGEQRTQMQQHNPAYESEKDTEPPYTISWTMHQNTPVPEDAEMITYIEDLFDVNLEVWNLENRRYEDLLDLKLAQGNIPDLLRIRQPHDLLKYQMQGVLAEIPVDVLEEHAPHIVKRIRDYDSRYLEYGKINGALYGIPVINQTNIYRTPVVYRQDWLEKLGLDIPRTLEEFEKVMYAFAKGDPDGNGQQDTYGLSKEGMNVVFGAFGQSVFTEQLYFNQKNDRLVIGALEPEMKNALAYLQKWYQDGIIDPEFITGENKGGYKHLSHAFINSRIGMTSMGNYYHWTQDGDYSILNEKDEEIPVEAMFNVHELQQKNATADVEFGPPVTGPDGLRGSKGYNLLMSFITIGADAVKEPGKLEKILEILDYVSANSDPAEQIKMEYGLPGKHWDWSSSSSGEFHILPPYNRMENYTNMIGSSIGMAVPGASIGKREQWAASEGLTENGIYNQLEVATPALIRYSSELIHMRDRAYISIITGDQPVESFEPFVEEFMEAGGQQVLTEANKWYNGQMEKSSKK; this comes from the coding sequence TTGGGCGAACAACGCACTCAAATGCAGCAGCACAATCCTGCTTATGAGTCAGAGAAGGATACAGAGCCGCCATATACGATCTCCTGGACTATGCACCAGAATACTCCTGTTCCTGAGGATGCCGAGATGATTACCTATATTGAGGATCTTTTTGATGTGAATCTGGAGGTGTGGAACCTGGAGAACAGACGCTATGAGGACCTGCTGGACTTGAAGCTCGCTCAAGGGAACATACCGGATCTTCTTCGGATCAGGCAGCCACATGACCTGCTTAAATATCAGATGCAAGGGGTGTTAGCAGAAATTCCTGTGGACGTACTAGAAGAACATGCGCCTCATATTGTGAAGCGAATCCGTGATTATGATTCACGTTACTTGGAGTACGGAAAAATAAATGGTGCCTTATATGGAATACCGGTCATCAATCAGACTAACATCTACCGGACCCCTGTTGTATATCGGCAAGACTGGCTGGAGAAACTCGGTCTCGATATTCCGCGGACATTAGAGGAATTTGAGAAGGTTATGTATGCATTCGCCAAAGGTGACCCTGACGGAAATGGGCAACAGGATACATACGGGTTATCCAAAGAGGGCATGAATGTCGTTTTTGGTGCTTTTGGGCAGTCCGTTTTTACCGAGCAGCTGTACTTTAACCAAAAAAATGACCGACTCGTGATCGGCGCATTGGAACCAGAGATGAAGAATGCCTTGGCTTATCTGCAGAAGTGGTATCAGGACGGGATTATCGATCCCGAATTCATAACTGGTGAAAATAAAGGTGGCTATAAACATTTGTCCCACGCGTTTATTAATAGCAGAATTGGAATGACCTCCATGGGCAATTATTATCATTGGACTCAAGACGGAGATTATAGCATCCTTAATGAAAAGGACGAGGAAATTCCCGTTGAAGCCATGTTCAATGTCCATGAACTCCAGCAGAAGAACGCAACTGCAGACGTTGAATTCGGTCCTCCTGTTACAGGGCCTGATGGACTCCGTGGCTCCAAAGGTTACAATCTGCTGATGAGTTTCATTACAATCGGGGCCGATGCGGTCAAGGAGCCTGGCAAACTGGAAAAAATCCTTGAAATTCTCGATTATGTCAGTGCAAACTCCGATCCGGCAGAGCAGATCAAAATGGAATATGGCCTTCCAGGAAAGCACTGGGACTGGAGCTCTTCATCTTCAGGGGAATTTCACATTCTGCCCCCATATAACCGTATGGAGAATTACACCAATATGATCGGCTCCAGCATTGGCATGGCTGTTCCAGGTGCATCCATCGGCAAACGGGAGCAGTGGGCTGCATCTGAGGGATTGACGGAGAATGGTATTTATAATCAACTGGAGGTGGCCACCCCTGCCCTGATTCGATATTCATCTGAGTTGATCCATATGAGGGACAGGGCATACATCTCCATCATTACGGGGGATCAGCCTGTTGAAAGCTTTGAACCCTTCGTGGAGGAATTTATGGAAGCAGGCGGGCAGCAGGTACTGACTGAAGCCAATAAATGGTATAACGGGCAAATGGAGAAAAGTTCCAAGAAATAG